The Humulus lupulus chromosome 3, drHumLupu1.1, whole genome shotgun sequence genome window below encodes:
- the LOC133822354 gene encoding AAA-ATPase At3g50940-like, which produces MYSSAPSILSTYTTFAASAMIARTVVNELQTLSNQLMPRQFQEKLFAKLGGLLCWNLSSQITITIDEYNGLTVNEIYKAADSYLGTRISSSNDNLKASKTPCEDQISVTINKGERIIDQFEEIQLVWEFVCVETQKSSFDFETCNQTTETSERKSFQLKFHKSHNERVVKAYLPYVMERAKAIDVEKKKVKLFSLQGSWCSIDFRHPSTFETLAMDEKLKKELVDDLDRFVKRKEFYKRVGKAWKRGYLLFGPPGTGKSSLIAAMANYLKFDIYDLELTHLNSNSDLRSLLVMTENKSIIVIEDIDCSVQLENRGCGQGSYGQNDSQLTLSGLLNFIDGLWSSCGDERIIVFTTNYKDKLDPALLRPGRMDMHINMSYCTPCGFKTLAFNYLQIKNHPLFGEVEELIKEVEVTPAEVAEELMRSNDADIVLPRLIETLQRKKKMKLDEQVKEKAEEKDSDCKEQSMDVLKGKNKRVGRKRVVRGRKGRLGDVY; this is translated from the exons ATGTATTCTTCAGCTCCATCAATTTTATCAACATACACAACTTTTGCCGCGTCAGCAATGATAGCTCGAACAGTAGTCAACGAGCTACAAACACTGTCCAATCAGCTCATGCCACGTCAGTTCCAGGAGAAACTCTTCGCTAAACTCGGTGGCCTACTCTGCTGGAACCTCTCGTCCCAGATAACTATCACCATCGACGAGTACAACGGCTTAACTGTCAACGAAATCTACAAAGCCGCCGACAGTTACTTGGGTACGAGAATCTCATCCTCCAACGACAACCTTAAGGCCTCGAAAACCCCATGTGAGGATCAAATCTCTGTCACCATTAACAAAGGTGAGAGAATCATCGACCAGTTTGAAGAGATCCAGTTGGTCTGGGAATTCGTTTGTGTCGAGACTCAAAAATCGTCTTTCGATTTCGAAACTTGCAATCAGACAACAGAAACATCCGAGCGAAAATCGTTTCAGTTAAAGTTTCACAAGAGTCACAATGAGAGAGTGGTCAAAGCTTATCTGCCGTACGTAATGGAGAGAGCCAAAGCCATTGACgtagagaagaagaaggtgaagctTTTTTCTCTGCAGGGTTCATGGTGCTCGATCGATTTTCGCCACCCTTCGACTTTTGAGACTCTGGCTATGGACGAGAAGCTTAAGAAGGAATTGGTTGATGATTTGGATAGGTTTGTGAAGAGAAAGGAGTTTTACAAGAGAGTTGGTAAGGCTTGGAAACGTGGGTATTTGCTGTTTGGTCCTCCTGGTACTGGGAAGTCGAGCTTGATTGCTGCCATGGCCAATTACCTCAAGTTTGATATCTATGATTTGGAGCTCACCCATTTGAATAGTAACTCTGATCTTAGGAGTCTGTTGGTTATGACTGAGAATAAATCAATAATCGTGATTGAAGATATTGATTGCAGTGTTCAGTTGGAAAACAGGGGGTGTGGTCAAGGTAGTTATGGTCAAAATGACAGCCAG TTGACTCTATCTGGGCTGCTTAATTTCATAGATGGGTTATGGTCAAGCTGCGGAGATGAGAGAATAATAGTTTTTACAACTAATTACAAGGACAAACTAGACCCTGCATTGTTAAGACCAGGCCGAATGGACATGCATATCAACATGTCTTACTGCACACCATGTGGGTTTAAGACTCTTGCTTTTAACTATCTCCAAATCAAAAATCACCCTTTATTTGGGGAAGTTGAGGAGTTGATAAAGGAGGTTGAGGTGACCCCTGCTGAGGTTGCGGAGGAGCTTATGAGAAGCAATGATGCAGATATAGTTCTGCCTAGACTCATTGAAACTCTCCAGAGGAAAAAGAAGATGAAGCTtgatgaacaagtcaaagaaaaaGCAGAAGAAAAAGATAGTGATTGTAAAGAACAGAGCATGGACGTTCTCAAGGGCAAGAATAAGAGAGTTGGGAGAAAGAGAGTAGTAAGAGGAAGAAAAGGCCGGCTTGGAGATGTCTATTAG
- the LOC133822353 gene encoding U-box domain-containing protein 6-like, which translates to MCRTLSSIYCKILPIFPSLEAAQPRSKSGIQALCSLHVALEKAKNVLQHCSECSKLYLAITGDSVLTKLEKARYALEDSLRRVEDIVPQSIGCQIQEIVGELEGTSFSLDPLEKQVGDDIIALLQQGRKFDNCSDSNELESFHQAATKLGITSSRAALTERRALKKLIERARAEEDKRKESIVAYLLHLMRKYSKLFRSEFSDDNDSQGSAPCSPTVQGSIDIVEPGGNGHAFDRQLSKLSSFNFKPNNRRSGQTPLPPEELRCPISLRLMYDPVIIASGQTYERICIEKWFSDGHNTCPKTQQKLSHLSLTPNHCVKGLVASWCDQNGVCVPDGPPESLDLNYWRLALSESETTNSKSMGSVNSCKFKGVKVVPLEESGTLGEADGNETENVCPLEGESELNVPESYQDFLTVLNEGEDMRIKCKVVEKLRLLLKDDEEARIYIGANGFVEALMQFLNLAVRVGNDVAQESGAMALFNLAVNNNRNKEMMLGGGIISLLEEMISSTNSHGFATALYLNPSCLEEAKPIIGSSQAVPFLTQLLQTNTDVQCKLDALHALYNLSSVPANIPNLLSSGIISNLESLAASADSTWTEKCLAVFLNLASSQSGQDEMVSTPGIIGVLATMLDAGEPSEQEQAVCCLLLLCNGNDKCCQMVLQEGVIPGLVSISVNGTTRGKDKAQKLLMLFREQRQRDQVQSSPDEEEEQMPSESSEMSMPPAPESKPYCKSISRRKMGKAFSFLWKTKSYSVSQC; encoded by the exons ATGTGCAGGACCCTTTCCTCAATTTATTGCAAAATACTGCCAATTTTCCCTTCGTTGGAAGCAGCTCAGCCTAGAAGCAAATCTGGGATTCAAGCTTTATGTTCATTGCATGTAGCACTTGAGAAGGCCAAGAATGTTCTTCAACATTGCTCTGAGTGTAGTAAACTTTACTTG GCTATAACAGGAGATTCTGTgcttacaaaattggagaaggcAAGATATGCTCTTGAAGATAGTCTTAGGCGTGTTGAAGACATTGTTCCACAATCTATTGGTTGTCAG ATTCAAGAGATTGTTGGTGAACTTGAGGGTACTTCATTCTCGCTTGATCCCTTGGAGAAACAAGTAGGTGATGATATAATTGCACTGCTTCAGCAGGGGAGAAAATTTGACAACTGTAGTGACAGTAATGAGTTGGAATCATTTCATCAGGCTGCTACTAAGCTTGGAATTACCTCTTCCAGGGCAGCTCTTACAGAGAGAAGAGCTTTGAAAAAACTAATAGAAAGAGCTCGTGCTGAGGAGGATAAACGGAAAGAGTCTATTGTGGCTTATCTTTTACATCTTATGAGAAAATACTCCAAGTTGTTTAGAAGCGAATTCTCAGATGACAATGATTCTCAGGGTTCTGCGCCATGTTCTCCCACTGTCCAGGGTTCTATTGATATTGTGGAGCCTGGGGGAAATGGTCACGCCTTTGATCGACAGTTATCAAAACTCAGTTCTTTCAACTTCAAGCCAAACAATAGGAGATCAGGACAGACGCCTCTTCCACCAGAAGAATTGAGGTGTCCAATATCTCTGCGGCTTATGTATGATCCAGTCATCATTGCTTCTGGTCAAACATATGAAAGGATTTGCATTGAAAAATGGTTCAGTGATGGGCATAATACCTgcccaaaaactcaacaaaagcTTTCTCATCTTTCTTTGACTCCCAATCACTGTGTCAAGGGTCTTGTTGCTAGTTGGTGTGATCAGAATGGAGTTTGTGTTCCCGATGGTCCTCCAGAGTCTCTTGATCTTAACTATTGGAGGTTAGCTCTATCCGAGTCTGAGACCACAAATTCAAAATCTATGGGTAGTGTTAACTCTTGCAAGTTTAAGGGGGTTAAGGTGGTTCCTTTGGAAGAAAGTGGTACTTTAGGTGAGGCTGATGGAAATGAAACTGAAAATGTTTGTCCACTAGAGGGAGAGTCTGAGCTCAATGTGCCTGAAAGTTATCAGGACTTTTTGACTGTCTTGAATGAAGGAGAAGACATGAGGATAAAGTGCAAAGTGGTGGAGAAATTAAGGCTCTTGCTGAAGGATGATGAAGAAGCTAGGATTTATATAGGAGCTAATGGGTTTGTTGAAGCACTTATGCAGTTTCTCAACTTAGCTGTGCGGGTAGGAAATGATGTTGCCCAGGAAAGTGGAGCAATGGCTCTTTTCAACCTTGCTGTCAACAATAACAG AAACAAGGAAATGATGCTGGGGGGTGGTATAATTTCATTACTGGAGGAAATGATCTCCTCTACCAATTCTCATGGTTTTGCCACAGCACTATATTTGAATCCTTCCTGCCTTGAAGAAGCCAAACCTATCATTGGGTCATCTCAGGCTGTTCCTTTCTTAACTCAGCTCCTTCAAACTAATACTGATGTTCAGTGCAAGCTTGATGCCCTCCATGCCCTGTACAACCTGTCTAGTGTGCCTGCCAATATCCCAAATCTACTTTCATCTGGCATTATCAGTAACCTTGAATCCCTTGCAGCCTCTGCTGACAGCACATGGACAGAAAAGTGCTTAGCAGTATTTTTAAATTTGGCTTCGAGTCAATCAGGACAAGATGAGATGGTGTCAACGCCAGGCATTATTGGTGTACTTGCAACGATGTTGGATGCTGGCGAACCCAGTGAGCAAGAACAAGCTGTATGCTGTCTGTTACTTTTATGTAATGGGAATGATAAATGCTgtcaaatggtcttacaagaagGTGTAATACCAGGACTAGTTTCGATTTCAGTTAATGGGACCACGAGAGGAAAAGATAAGGCACAGAAACTTCTCATGTTGTTTCGTGAACAACGACAGCGAGACCAAGTCCAATCATCTCCAGACGAGGAGGAAGAGCAAATGCCTTCCGAAAGTAGTGAGATGTCTATGCCGCCAGCTCCCGAATCCAAGCCTTATTGTAAATCCAtttcaagaagaaagatgggCAAAGCTTTCAGCTTTCTGTGGAAGACCAAGAGCTACTCTGTCTCCCAGTGTTAA